In Enterobacter cloacae, a single window of DNA contains:
- a CDS encoding IS110 family transposase — MTVTNQFAAHVGLDWADKKHDVCVQFKNGERVFDVIEHTAEALDAWLTELHQKVKGRIAIALELKKGPVVYALQKYPFITVFPVHALSLARYRQAFSPSGAKDDPQDAELALELMLRYPQKIKAIEPDNADIRLLQQLVEQRRQLVEDKRRFVNRIINTLKQYYPQPLEWFSHRGSLLLCELIIRWPSLQQLKRARRDTIRNFLNAKGGRAMALTEQRVASIDNAIPLTTDPSVIEANALMAAALATQIKVVSEIIKTYDERIETLFDTLPDAGLFKSLPGMGPCMGPRMLAALGDNRDRFNSAEEIQNYAGIAPVTERSGQKSWVHWRWQCAKFVRQTFVEWAAKTVNSSYWAKLYYQGLREKGKSHQSAIRALAFKWIRIIYRCWKARTCYDEAKYLLALEARHSPLLKP, encoded by the coding sequence ATGACTGTGACTAATCAATTTGCTGCGCACGTTGGTCTGGACTGGGCTGATAAAAAACACGATGTCTGTGTTCAGTTTAAAAACGGTGAACGCGTATTCGATGTGATTGAACATACAGCAGAAGCGCTTGATGCCTGGCTTACTGAGTTACACCAGAAAGTAAAAGGTAGAATCGCAATAGCTCTCGAACTGAAGAAGGGCCCCGTGGTATATGCTCTTCAAAAATACCCCTTTATCACCGTTTTCCCCGTCCACGCATTGTCCCTGGCTCGTTATCGGCAAGCCTTCTCGCCCAGCGGCGCTAAAGATGATCCGCAGGATGCCGAGCTGGCATTAGAGTTAATGCTGCGTTACCCCCAGAAGATAAAAGCTATTGAACCCGACAATGCGGATATTCGCTTACTTCAGCAACTGGTTGAGCAACGTCGTCAGTTGGTTGAAGATAAACGACGCTTTGTGAACCGGATAATCAACACGCTTAAACAGTATTATCCTCAGCCACTGGAGTGGTTCTCACATCGGGGTAGCTTACTGTTGTGTGAGCTGATTATCCGGTGGCCCAGTCTGCAACAACTGAAACGAGCCAGACGCGACACGATCCGCAACTTTCTGAATGCCAAAGGTGGTCGCGCTATGGCCCTTACCGAGCAACGTGTTGCGAGTATTGATAATGCGATCCCATTGACTACAGACCCGAGTGTTATAGAGGCTAATGCTTTGATGGCAGCAGCACTGGCGACACAAATTAAAGTCGTGAGTGAAATCATCAAAACCTATGACGAACGAATCGAAACGCTGTTTGACACATTGCCAGATGCGGGGCTGTTCAAATCACTTCCGGGCATGGGACCGTGCATGGGCCCACGGATGCTTGCTGCACTTGGTGATAATCGTGACCGGTTTAACAGCGCTGAAGAAATTCAAAACTACGCAGGTATAGCACCGGTGACCGAACGAAGCGGCCAAAAATCATGGGTTCACTGGCGATGGCAATGTGCCAAGTTCGTCAGGCAGACCTTTGTTGAATGGGCTGCCAAGACGGTTAATTCATCATACTGGGCCAAACTGTATTATCAGGGCCTTAGAGAAAAGGGCAAATCTCATCAGTCTGCGATCCGGGCACTGGCGTTCAAATGGATAAGGATCATTTACCGCTGCTGGAAGGCCAGAACCTGTTATGACGAAGCGAAATATTTGCTGGCTCTCGAAGCGAGACACTCGCCCTTACTGAAGCCATAA
- a CDS encoding integrase, whose product MKVLNELRQFYPLDELLKAAEIPRSTFYYHLKALSKPDKYADVKKRIGEIYHENKGRYGYRRVTLSLHRDGERINHKAVQRLMGTLSLKAAIKVKRYSSYRGEVGQTAPNVLQRDFKATRPNEKWVTDVTEFAVNGRKLYLSPVIDLFNNEVISYSLSERPVMNMVENMLDQAFKKLKPHEHPILHSDQGWQYRMRRYQNILKEQGITQSMSRKGNCLDNAVVECFFGTLKSECFYLDEFSNISELKDAVTEYIDYYNSRRISLKLKGLSPIEYRTQTYVPRV is encoded by the coding sequence GTGAAAGTACTCAACGAGCTAAGGCAGTTTTACCCTCTTGATGAGCTTCTCAAGGCAGCGGAGATACCGCGCAGTACGTTTTATTACCATCTAAAGGCTCTCAGCAAGCCTGATAAGTATGCGGATGTTAAAAAGCGTATTGGTGAGATTTATCACGAGAATAAAGGTCGTTACGGATACCGTAGGGTAACGTTGTCTCTCCATCGAGACGGGGAACGGATTAACCATAAAGCCGTTCAGCGCCTGATGGGAACCCTCTCGCTTAAGGCAGCGATTAAGGTCAAACGATACAGCTCCTACAGAGGAGAGGTAGGGCAAACCGCCCCCAATGTTCTCCAAAGGGATTTCAAGGCTACACGGCCAAACGAGAAGTGGGTTACCGACGTTACTGAATTTGCAGTCAATGGGCGAAAGCTGTATTTGTCTCCAGTAATAGATCTCTTCAACAACGAAGTTATTTCTTACAGCCTGTCGGAAAGACCTGTGATGAACATGGTCGAGAATATGCTCGATCAGGCATTCAAAAAGCTTAAGCCTCACGAGCATCCTATTCTGCACTCTGACCAGGGATGGCAGTATCGTATGAGAAGGTATCAAAACATCCTTAAAGAACAAGGCATTACACAGAGCATGTCCAGAAAAGGCAATTGTCTGGATAATGCAGTCGTGGAATGTTTCTTTGGAACCTTAAAGTCGGAGTGTTTTTATCTTGACGAGTTCAGTAATATAAGCGAACTGAAGGATGCTGTTACGGAATATATTGACTACTACAACAGCAGAAGAATTAGCCTGAAATTAAAAGGTCTGAGTCCAATTGAATATCGAACCCAGACCTATGTGCCTCGTGTTTAA
- a CDS encoding transposase, producing the protein MIKETVTMSHKELDRLHIIQESLNRHITQEQAAARIGISIRQVKRLVQRYRNEGPSGLVSRRRGKRPNNSFSTEFRATVISLLKGRYADFGPTLACEKLREIHGLCLSIETLRKWMVEEGIWRERRRKFARIYQRRMRRPSYGELIQIDGSPHDWFEGRGPKCTLIVFIDDATSALMALRFAPAETTRAYMETLRGYLNDHGVPLALYSDRHSIFRVNNPEREGELTQFTRAIKTLGIEPIHANSPQAKGRVERANQTLQDRLVKEMRLQGISDIETANAWLPTFIEAYNNRFATPPRIADNAHLDVHHSEEELGYIFSLQAKRVLSKNLTFQYKSSAFQIRSEGRGYRLRHSVVTVCESFNGEIKVLYDGKALGWEKYVDGPEPIPLDDEKSVHERVDNARFDLRSKFYVKPKADHPWLTRRTQSNQQVKPPKLPRKKADPDKMD; encoded by the coding sequence ATGATCAAAGAGACTGTTACGATGAGTCATAAGGAACTCGACCGACTTCACATTATTCAGGAGTCACTTAATCGCCATATTACTCAGGAACAAGCTGCGGCACGCATTGGCATTTCTATTCGGCAGGTTAAACGTCTGGTGCAACGGTATAGAAATGAAGGGCCTTCTGGTCTAGTTTCCCGCCGACGTGGAAAGCGTCCCAATAATTCCTTTTCTACCGAATTCAGAGCAACAGTAATTTCACTCCTCAAAGGCCGCTACGCTGATTTTGGACCTACGCTTGCGTGCGAAAAATTGCGCGAGATACACGGCTTGTGTTTATCCATTGAAACTCTCAGGAAGTGGATGGTAGAGGAGGGCATATGGCGCGAACGTCGTCGTAAGTTTGCCCGAATTTATCAGCGCCGGATGCGGCGCCCATCCTACGGTGAACTCATCCAGATTGATGGCTCGCCTCATGACTGGTTTGAAGGTCGGGGCCCCAAATGCACACTGATAGTCTTTATCGATGATGCTACCAGCGCTCTGATGGCGCTACGATTCGCTCCTGCAGAAACAACCCGGGCTTACATGGAAACCCTCCGGGGTTACCTTAATGATCATGGCGTACCACTGGCTCTCTATTCTGACAGACACAGTATATTCAGAGTAAATAACCCGGAGCGGGAAGGAGAGTTGACTCAGTTCACACGTGCGATAAAGACACTGGGCATCGAGCCAATCCATGCCAACAGCCCGCAGGCAAAAGGGCGGGTAGAGCGTGCCAATCAGACACTGCAGGACAGGCTGGTCAAAGAAATGCGGCTTCAGGGTATCAGTGATATTGAAACAGCAAACGCATGGTTGCCGACCTTTATTGAAGCCTATAACAACCGGTTTGCTACGCCGCCTCGTATTGCTGATAACGCCCATCTTGATGTACACCATTCTGAAGAGGAACTGGGTTATATCTTCAGCCTCCAGGCGAAGCGCGTTCTCTCCAAAAATCTCACTTTCCAGTACAAAAGCAGTGCGTTTCAGATTCGCAGTGAAGGCCGGGGATATCGACTTCGGCATTCGGTTGTCACGGTATGCGAAAGCTTTAACGGTGAAATTAAGGTTCTGTATGATGGGAAAGCGTTGGGATGGGAAAAATATGTTGATGGCCCGGAGCCTATACCACTGGATGATGAAAAAAGTGTCCATGAACGTGTGGATAATGCCCGTTTTGATTTACGCTCAAAATTCTACGTAAAACCTAAAGCTGACCATCCTTGGCTCACGCGCCGCACGCAAAGTAATCAGCAAGTGAAGCCCCCTAAATTACCCAGAAAGAAGGCTGATCCCGATAAAATGGACTGA
- the insJ gene encoding DNA-binding protein, whose translation MSKPKYPFEKRLEVVNHYFTTDDGYRIISARFGVPRTQVRTWVALYEKHGEKGLIPKPKGVSADPELRIKVVKAVTEQQMSLNQAAAHFMLAGSGSVAKWLKVYEEHGEAGLRALKIGTKRNITMSVDPEKAALALELSKDRRIEDLERQVRFLEMRLTYLKKLKALAHPAKK comes from the coding sequence ATGTCAAAGCCAAAATACCCCTTCGAAAAGCGCCTTGAAGTCGTGAATCACTACTTCACAACTGATGATGGTTACAGGATCATCTCTGCACGTTTTGGTGTGCCTCGAACCCAGGTCAGGACGTGGGTTGCCCTCTATGAAAAACATGGAGAAAAAGGTTTAATTCCCAAACCTAAAGGCGTTAGTGCTGATCCAGAGTTGCGCATTAAGGTCGTGAAAGCCGTGACCGAGCAGCAGATGTCCCTCAATCAGGCTGCTGCTCACTTTATGCTTGCTGGTAGTGGTTCTGTAGCCAAGTGGCTGAAAGTCTATGAGGAGCACGGAGAAGCTGGTTTACGCGCACTCAAGATCGGCACCAAAAGAAACATTACAATGTCAGTTGATCCAGAAAAAGCGGCGTTAGCATTGGAGCTGTCGAAAGACCGACGTATTGAGGATCTTGAAAGACAAGTTCGATTCCTTGAAATGCGGCTTACGTATCTAAAAAAGCTGAAAGCCTTAGCTCATCCCGCGAAAAAGTGA